The following are from one region of the Actinoplanes sp. L3-i22 genome:
- a CDS encoding SMI1/KNR4 family protein, translating to MSERIAGARYAFRAAFPASPMLRVRYRHGVPVDPWGFPDWTPYARILVALPPAIADLSVEEARVVDVRAADRVARGSGDPLWTGTVGTPVGWTWAHAAQTRHLALVPAELHASFRHLGGVSVGARSLAGHGLTAPAGEPPGILVADRLTEAAQDAADERFGVRLPPHYRDFLGRTNGGAPSVPAVHPGHGFVLDQPLFGFREDRSQDLGYLNAFFGDRLTGDWLAIGLVQGGLLALRVRGEGAGTVGYLDDDDPRDRDHFTADDVCARLMHRLAGDFGSFWLALRAVPSDLEDLAESAAARAEPVEPDGLGTLLPGSHRRTS from the coding sequence GTGAGCGAGCGCATAGCCGGGGCCCGATACGCCTTCCGCGCCGCGTTTCCGGCGAGTCCGATGCTGCGGGTGCGATACCGGCACGGCGTGCCGGTCGACCCCTGGGGCTTTCCGGACTGGACGCCGTACGCGCGGATCCTCGTCGCCCTGCCCCCGGCGATCGCGGACCTGTCGGTCGAGGAGGCCCGGGTCGTCGACGTGCGCGCCGCCGACCGGGTGGCGCGGGGCTCCGGCGACCCGCTCTGGACCGGCACGGTGGGTACGCCGGTCGGCTGGACCTGGGCACATGCCGCGCAGACCCGGCACCTCGCGTTGGTCCCGGCCGAGCTGCACGCCAGCTTCCGGCACCTGGGCGGGGTCAGTGTCGGTGCGCGGTCGCTGGCCGGGCACGGTCTCACGGCGCCGGCCGGTGAGCCGCCGGGAATCCTGGTCGCCGACCGGCTCACCGAGGCGGCGCAGGACGCGGCCGACGAACGATTCGGGGTGCGCCTGCCGCCGCACTACCGCGACTTCCTGGGGCGTACGAACGGTGGCGCCCCGAGCGTGCCGGCGGTCCACCCGGGCCACGGGTTCGTGCTGGACCAGCCGCTGTTCGGCTTCCGCGAGGACCGGTCCCAGGACCTGGGCTATCTGAACGCGTTCTTCGGCGACCGGCTGACCGGCGACTGGCTGGCCATCGGCCTGGTCCAGGGCGGGCTGCTCGCGCTGCGGGTCCGCGGCGAGGGCGCCGGCACGGTCGGCTACCTGGACGACGACGACCCGCGCGACCGCGACCACTTCACCGCCGACGACGTGTGCGCCCGTCTCATGCACCGGCTGGCCGGCGACTTCGGGTCGTTCTGGCTGGCGCTCCGGGCCGTACCGTCCGATCTGGAGGATTTGGCGGAGAGCGCGGCCGCGCGAGCCGAGCCGGTGGAACCGGACGGCCTCGGCACTCTCCTGCCCGGATCGCATCGGAGGACTTCGTGA
- a CDS encoding SseB family protein, producing the protein MSEQPAAWTPANEIEHAMALAAVADERHTYFQLVAVADLYLPQLTGDPSERQRFVTVHAFDYVYLPVFTSVEALARQYGQVIDGYTVTNYAELRRKWPDPEWRLAINPGTPIDAYLPVEVLADAAVGDVTIPTLDEMVTEGTADEAMEAELRTLQAAGDYPDEDPVAALHAAAEAGDVYGFMERLLDATVLVPTTRTAAIEELAEPGFPWRYAPERTVEVFTSPESLAASYPEPTPYLEANFSLLVACWPEGHAMSIDPDGTNPMEFGPDQLPWLFSFSPEDASDPDR; encoded by the coding sequence GTGAGCGAGCAACCGGCCGCGTGGACCCCGGCCAACGAGATCGAGCACGCGATGGCCCTGGCCGCCGTCGCCGACGAACGACACACGTACTTCCAGCTGGTGGCGGTCGCCGACCTGTACCTGCCGCAGCTCACCGGCGACCCGTCGGAGCGGCAGCGGTTCGTGACCGTGCACGCCTTCGACTACGTCTACCTGCCGGTGTTCACCTCGGTGGAGGCGCTGGCCCGGCAGTACGGGCAGGTGATCGACGGCTACACCGTGACCAACTACGCCGAGCTGCGGCGCAAGTGGCCGGACCCGGAGTGGCGGCTCGCGATCAACCCGGGCACGCCGATCGACGCGTACCTGCCGGTGGAGGTGCTGGCCGACGCCGCGGTCGGTGATGTGACCATCCCCACCCTGGACGAGATGGTCACCGAAGGCACCGCGGACGAGGCGATGGAGGCGGAGCTGCGGACCCTGCAGGCCGCGGGGGACTACCCGGACGAGGACCCGGTGGCCGCGCTGCACGCCGCGGCCGAGGCCGGTGACGTGTACGGCTTCATGGAGCGCCTGCTCGACGCCACCGTGCTGGTGCCCACCACCCGCACCGCCGCGATCGAGGAGCTGGCCGAGCCCGGGTTCCCGTGGCGGTACGCGCCGGAGCGGACCGTCGAAGTGTTCACCAGCCCCGAGTCCCTCGCTGCCAGTTACCCGGAGCCCACGCCGTACCTCGAAGCGAATTTCTCTCTGTTGGTCGCCTGCTGGCCCGAAGGCCATGCGATGTCGATCGACCCGGACGGCACCAACCCGATGGAGTTCGGTCCGGATCAGCTGCCCTGGCTGTTCAGCTTCAGCCCGGAGGATGCGTCCGACCCGGACCGGTGA
- a CDS encoding S8 family serine peptidase codes for MGTGGARRTASLVLATALLGVVAPIGVTPALAADCVTGTQVSGNAWPRTMMAVDSVSQLARGGGVKVAVLSSGVQADNRQFAGRVLAGGDAVDTRGTADTDCRGSGTQVAGVIAAELTNDSPAAGLASWATILPVRVLPDDPSAQETFAEPKVLARAISFAVDKGADVIVVAVPAYQDSDQLRAAVDAAIAKDVPVIAAAGDLGSAQDKNPTPFPASYPDVIAVGAIDETGKIYSKSQHGAYVDLVAPGVAVPTLQADGLVEADGTGLAAGYVGAAAALIRGRYGRMPVANVTRLLAVSASPTVSGDSFGAGVVNPYGAVTGKASAKRERALPALSAAPAARGDADNRRRATAFIGATLAAVAVVAVLMITAAIRRSRRQHWRPAIAPPLPEYDEPVEPGPPVMLLDQPADPARQS; via the coding sequence TTGGGTACGGGCGGAGCCCGCCGGACGGCGTCCCTGGTGCTCGCCACCGCGCTGCTCGGCGTGGTGGCCCCGATCGGGGTCACGCCGGCCCTCGCCGCCGACTGCGTCACCGGCACCCAGGTCAGCGGGAACGCCTGGCCGCGCACGATGATGGCGGTCGACTCGGTCAGCCAGCTCGCCCGGGGCGGCGGGGTGAAGGTCGCGGTCCTGTCCAGCGGGGTCCAGGCCGACAACCGGCAGTTCGCCGGCCGGGTGCTGGCCGGCGGCGACGCCGTCGACACCCGCGGCACCGCGGACACCGACTGCCGGGGCAGCGGCACCCAGGTGGCCGGCGTGATCGCCGCGGAGCTGACCAACGACAGCCCGGCCGCCGGGCTGGCCAGCTGGGCCACGATCCTGCCGGTCCGGGTCCTGCCCGACGATCCGTCCGCGCAGGAGACGTTCGCCGAGCCGAAGGTGCTGGCCCGAGCGATCAGCTTCGCCGTGGACAAGGGCGCCGACGTGATCGTCGTGGCCGTCCCGGCCTACCAGGACAGCGATCAGCTCCGCGCGGCGGTCGACGCGGCGATCGCCAAGGACGTGCCGGTCATCGCGGCGGCCGGTGATCTCGGCTCGGCGCAGGACAAGAACCCGACGCCGTTCCCGGCCTCCTATCCGGACGTGATCGCCGTCGGCGCGATCGATGAGACCGGAAAGATCTACAGCAAATCCCAGCACGGGGCGTACGTCGATCTGGTCGCGCCCGGTGTCGCGGTGCCCACCCTGCAGGCCGACGGCCTGGTCGAGGCGGACGGGACCGGGCTGGCCGCGGGGTACGTCGGCGCGGCCGCCGCCCTGATCCGTGGCCGATACGGGCGCATGCCGGTCGCGAACGTCACCCGCCTCCTCGCCGTGTCGGCCAGCCCCACCGTGTCGGGCGACTCGTTCGGGGCCGGCGTGGTCAACCCGTACGGCGCGGTCACCGGTAAAGCCTCGGCCAAGCGGGAACGCGCGCTGCCCGCGCTGTCGGCCGCCCCGGCCGCCCGGGGCGACGCGGACAACCGTCGCCGGGCGACCGCCTTCATCGGCGCGACCCTGGCCGCCGTCGCCGTGGTCGCCGTGCTGATGATCACCGCCGCCATTCGCCGGAGCCGCCGCCAGCACTGGCGCCCGGCCATCGCCCCGCCGCTGCCGGAGTACGACGAGCCGGTGGAGCCCGGCCCCCCGGTGATGCTCCTCGACCAACCCGCCGACCCGGCCCGCCAGTCCTAG
- the eccB gene encoding type VII secretion protein EccB → MASRRDQLQSYQFLNQRVISAFVMRETDPAQSPLRRGIGALFGGMMIAILIGAGFGIYGILTKVGTDQWKTDGSVVVERESGASFVYLRGRLNPALNFTSAKLAAGRPNPTVYRIAAKALAGVPRGITIGIPNAPSSLPEATQQVGLPWSMCLVPGENPAAALLIGSAGPAGADLGDRGLLVSDGAGDTELVWHGLKHQIQDSQTTLPALFGAVDPTTVSTAWMNALPAGTDIAAVQVENRGAQSQRVKNFVNGQVLANDVGVSSKQFYLVLDNGLLPITALQRVVLNASFPAEPTNVPATFIPSVPQLKPSGSTEAQPPETPPTLATVAAGTTACATTRTAGKPPTITVGGPSASLSSAVPTAGAAGGRALADAVGVPAGKFALVRVPGSGSYQVITDLGVRHAVPDADALGRLGYAADSATEVPTALVNAIPAGVTLDPAAAIRPVAGTN, encoded by the coding sequence ATGGCCTCCCGTCGCGATCAGCTCCAGTCGTACCAGTTCCTGAACCAGCGGGTGATCTCCGCGTTCGTGATGCGCGAGACCGACCCGGCGCAGTCCCCGCTGCGGCGCGGCATCGGCGCGCTGTTCGGCGGCATGATGATCGCGATCCTGATCGGGGCCGGTTTCGGCATCTACGGCATCCTCACCAAGGTCGGCACCGACCAGTGGAAGACCGACGGCTCGGTGGTGGTCGAGCGGGAGTCCGGCGCGAGCTTCGTCTACCTGCGCGGCCGGCTCAACCCGGCGCTCAACTTCACCTCCGCCAAGCTCGCCGCCGGCCGCCCCAACCCGACCGTCTACCGGATCGCGGCCAAGGCGCTCGCCGGCGTCCCGCGCGGCATCACGATCGGCATCCCGAACGCGCCGTCCTCCCTGCCCGAGGCCACCCAGCAGGTCGGCCTGCCCTGGTCGATGTGCCTGGTCCCGGGGGAGAACCCGGCCGCCGCCCTGCTGATCGGCTCGGCCGGCCCGGCCGGCGCCGACCTCGGCGACCGCGGCCTGCTGGTCAGCGACGGCGCCGGCGACACCGAGCTGGTCTGGCACGGCCTCAAACACCAGATCCAGGACTCCCAGACCACCCTGCCGGCCCTGTTCGGCGCGGTCGACCCGACCACGGTCAGCACCGCCTGGATGAACGCCCTGCCGGCCGGCACCGACATCGCCGCCGTCCAGGTGGAGAACCGCGGCGCCCAGTCCCAGCGGGTCAAGAATTTCGTCAACGGCCAGGTCCTGGCGAACGACGTCGGCGTCAGCAGCAAGCAGTTCTACCTGGTCCTGGACAACGGCCTGCTGCCGATCACCGCCCTGCAACGGGTGGTGCTGAACGCCAGCTTCCCGGCCGAGCCGACCAACGTCCCGGCCACGTTCATCCCGAGCGTCCCGCAGCTCAAGCCGTCCGGCTCGACCGAGGCCCAGCCCCCGGAAACCCCGCCCACGCTGGCCACGGTCGCCGCCGGCACGACCGCCTGCGCGACCACCCGGACAGCGGGCAAGCCCCCGACGATCACGGTCGGCGGCCCGTCCGCCAGTCTCTCCTCGGCCGTCCCGACCGCCGGTGCCGCCGGCGGTCGCGCCCTGGCCGACGCGGTCGGCGTCCCGGCCGGGAAGTTCGCCCTGGTCCGGGTTCCGGGCTCGGGCAGCTACCAGGTGATCACCGACCTCGGCGTCCGCCACGCGGTGCCGGACGCGGACGCCCTCGGCCGCCTCGGCTACGCCGCAGATTCGGCGACCGAGGTGCCTACCGCGCTGGTCAACGCGATTCCAGCGGGGGTCACACTCGACCCGGCGGCGGCGATCAGGCCGGTGGCCGGCACGAACTGA
- the eccD gene encoding type VII secretion integral membrane protein EccD, with translation MTAPGGPSLARVTIAAPTRRMDIALPDNMLVGELLPHLLRHAEGALGEPAERHGGWVLRRATGSALEAGRNLAAQGVRDGELLHLKPAREDWPELAYDDVVEVIASGARRAGRSWGAAATRRGGLTIFAVALLVGLFALAVGGPSRQSSAFVALAVAVGLAVVGILLSRAFTDAGAGAVVAATGLPYAFLGGAWLIAESGSRFFGIGAPALLLGSAVLLVLSVLGHAAVAGLPRLFVAGIAIALTGLLASLLTLAGAPASGGAAVALTAAIGLLPGYPVLASWIGRLPFPELPSRAEEILKDKPMPRRADVFAAVVRADEVLSGLLLAAAFSSIVAILYLAWSGPGTAAVLLIIAAVTALLLRSRLLATPQQRGPLLVAGVAGLAVLGIGAVATGTVPGLLVLAGAVLAGAVALAAAVIYSQRQPSPYLGRAADILDVIAIMALIPLACAVLGVFDDIRGLFSSIGG, from the coding sequence GTGACCGCACCGGGTGGCCCGAGTCTGGCCCGGGTGACGATCGCCGCGCCGACCCGCCGGATGGACATCGCCCTGCCGGACAACATGCTCGTCGGGGAGCTCCTGCCGCACCTGTTGCGGCACGCCGAGGGTGCGCTGGGCGAGCCGGCCGAGAGGCACGGCGGGTGGGTGCTGCGCCGGGCGACCGGCAGCGCGCTCGAGGCCGGGCGCAACCTGGCCGCGCAGGGCGTGCGCGACGGCGAGCTGCTGCACCTGAAGCCGGCCCGGGAGGACTGGCCCGAGCTGGCGTACGACGACGTCGTCGAGGTGATCGCCAGTGGCGCCCGCCGCGCCGGCCGCTCCTGGGGCGCCGCCGCGACCCGCCGCGGTGGCCTGACGATCTTCGCCGTGGCCCTGCTGGTCGGCCTCTTCGCCCTGGCCGTCGGCGGCCCGTCCCGGCAGAGCTCGGCGTTCGTCGCGCTGGCCGTCGCGGTCGGCCTGGCCGTGGTCGGCATCCTGCTCTCCCGCGCGTTCACCGACGCGGGCGCCGGGGCGGTGGTCGCCGCGACCGGCCTGCCCTACGCGTTCCTCGGCGGCGCCTGGCTGATCGCCGAGTCCGGCTCCCGTTTCTTCGGCATCGGCGCCCCGGCGCTGCTGCTCGGCTCGGCGGTGCTGCTGGTGCTCAGCGTGCTCGGCCACGCCGCGGTGGCCGGCCTGCCCCGGCTCTTCGTGGCCGGCATCGCGATCGCGCTGACCGGCCTGCTCGCCTCGCTGCTCACCCTCGCCGGGGCGCCGGCCAGCGGCGGCGCCGCGGTGGCGCTGACCGCCGCGATCGGGCTGCTCCCCGGCTACCCGGTGCTGGCCAGCTGGATCGGCCGGCTGCCGTTCCCGGAGCTGCCCAGCCGCGCCGAGGAGATCCTCAAGGACAAGCCGATGCCGCGCCGGGCGGACGTGTTCGCCGCCGTGGTCCGGGCCGACGAGGTGCTCTCCGGCCTGCTGCTCGCGGCCGCGTTCAGCAGCATCGTGGCGATCCTCTACCTGGCCTGGTCCGGCCCCGGCACGGCGGCGGTGCTGCTGATCATCGCGGCGGTCACCGCCCTGCTGCTGCGGTCCCGGCTGCTGGCCACGCCGCAGCAGCGCGGCCCGCTGCTGGTCGCCGGCGTCGCCGGGCTGGCCGTCCTGGGCATCGGCGCGGTCGCCACCGGCACGGTCCCGGGCCTGCTGGTGCTGGCCGGCGCGGTGCTCGCGGGCGCGGTCGCGCTGGCCGCCGCGGTGATCTACAGCCAGCGGCAGCCCTCGCCCTACCTGGGCCGGGCCGCCGACATCCTGGACGTCATCGCGATCATGGCGCTGATCCCGCTGGCGTGTGCCGTGCTGGGTGTCTTCGACGACATCCGCGGGCTGTTCTCCTCGATCGGCGGGTGA
- the eccCa gene encoding type VII secretion protein EccCa, translating into MTVSIVKRPPRRPAPVMPSGEVMLDPPPEVPPPAGKGWTRMLMVLPMGAGAAAMGLMMGAQRGGPLTYVAGGMYGVSILGMIAMMVGQTGGPGKKEMIESRRQYLRHLSQLRAQLRNTIRQQREALYYRNPDPATLWTFADSGRLWERRRNDADFTVVRIAVGAQEVATRLIPPQTKPVDELEPLCAMALRKFVNTYSVVPDLPVSVALRDFSHIYVRGADDAVQGFCRALTAQIATFHAPDDLRLGVCVPDHQRVRWEWAKWLPHAQHPDKTDAVGPLRLVAPSVPALEAMLDDVLVNRPRFDPGAPPPGGPHVVVIIDGGSTAGSDHLMTEGGVAGVTILDLSVPPPRLLDDSSVVLEIAADGTITGTTMDGSTEVGQADVLGQADIEVLARELAPLRLSAATYGDQPAISQDMGLAELLEVDDPYQIELADLWANRPNRDRLRVPIGIGVDGRPVELDLKESAQDGMGPHGLLIGATGSGKSELLRTLVVGLALTHDPEILNFVLVDYKGGATFASLDRLPHTAAMITNLQDEQSLVDRMLGAISGELTRRQELLRKAGNYASARDYERARAAGVPLAPLPSLIVIVDEFSELLADRPDFIDMFVQIGRVGRSLGIHLLLASQKLEEGRLRGLESHLSYRLGLRTFSSMESRAVLGVPDAYELPHHPGHGYLRAGTDGLVRLKAAYVSGAVRREGVIAAGNTRAGSPIREFSTYYSAPLQEERPEPETTGQEVEEKVQGDTLMDVLARQMEGRGTPAHEVWLPPLDKAPTLGQMLPPVISMPDRGLQVDAAERFAGLHALLGIIDKPFDQRRDPMWLDLAGAAGNLLVVGGSQSGKSNLLRTLVTSLALTHTPREVQFYGLDFGGGPLSGLTDLPHVGGMATRRDVDRVRRTIAEVYGLMRGREDLFAQQNVEGMAAYRRAKQQGRYAEDPFGDVFLIIDGWSTLRAEFEDLEPTVNELANRGLGFGVHVIAATNRWMDVRPQIRDVFGTRVELRLGEPADSLINRREAVNVPDQSPGHGLTPEGHHFLAALPRIDREQRADDLAEAVAELVKHATEHWTGPPAPRVRLLPAELPFDALPAGNGPVVPIGIAESDLQPVFLDFDAEPHALLFGDIESGKSSFLRSLAKSIVAGNSPSEARVLLVDLRRSLLGIIPKENTIGYGTSHQVTADLINQVAMAMRERLPGPDVTPEMLNNRSWWKGPQLYVLVDDYDLVAAAAQNPLLPLLEFLPQARDIGLHLVITRRIGGAARAMFDPVIGRIRELASPGIMMSGPREEGPLFGTIKPQILPPGRAWMITRKHGARLVQLAWTPPIR; encoded by the coding sequence GTGACCGTCAGTATCGTCAAGCGCCCCCCACGCCGGCCCGCGCCGGTGATGCCTTCGGGTGAGGTCATGCTCGACCCGCCGCCGGAGGTTCCGCCCCCGGCCGGCAAGGGCTGGACCCGGATGCTGATGGTGCTGCCCATGGGCGCCGGCGCCGCGGCGATGGGCCTGATGATGGGCGCCCAGCGCGGCGGCCCGCTGACCTACGTCGCCGGCGGGATGTACGGGGTCTCCATCCTCGGCATGATCGCGATGATGGTCGGCCAGACCGGCGGCCCCGGCAAGAAAGAGATGATCGAGTCCCGCCGGCAGTACCTGCGCCACCTCTCCCAGCTGCGCGCCCAGCTGCGCAACACGATCCGCCAGCAGCGGGAGGCGCTCTACTACCGCAACCCCGACCCGGCCACCCTGTGGACCTTCGCGGACAGTGGCCGCCTGTGGGAGCGGCGCCGCAACGACGCCGACTTCACCGTGGTCCGGATCGCGGTCGGCGCGCAGGAGGTGGCGACCCGCCTGATCCCGCCGCAGACCAAGCCGGTCGACGAGCTGGAGCCGCTCTGCGCGATGGCGCTGCGCAAGTTCGTCAACACCTACTCGGTCGTGCCCGACCTGCCGGTCTCGGTCGCCCTGCGGGACTTCTCGCACATCTACGTGCGTGGCGCGGACGACGCGGTGCAGGGCTTCTGCCGTGCGCTGACCGCCCAGATCGCCACCTTCCACGCGCCCGACGACCTGCGCCTCGGCGTCTGTGTGCCGGACCACCAGCGCGTCCGGTGGGAGTGGGCGAAGTGGCTGCCGCACGCCCAGCACCCGGACAAGACCGACGCGGTCGGCCCGCTCCGGCTGGTCGCGCCGAGCGTGCCCGCGCTCGAGGCGATGCTCGACGACGTGCTGGTCAACCGGCCCCGGTTCGACCCGGGCGCGCCGCCGCCCGGCGGCCCGCACGTGGTCGTGATCATCGACGGCGGTTCGACGGCCGGCTCCGACCACCTGATGACCGAGGGCGGGGTGGCCGGCGTCACCATCCTCGACCTGTCGGTGCCGCCGCCGCGGCTGCTCGACGACAGCTCGGTGGTCCTGGAGATCGCCGCCGACGGGACCATCACCGGCACCACGATGGACGGTTCCACCGAGGTGGGCCAGGCCGACGTGCTCGGGCAGGCGGACATCGAGGTGCTGGCGCGTGAGCTGGCGCCGCTGCGGCTGTCCGCCGCGACCTACGGCGACCAGCCGGCGATCTCCCAGGACATGGGGCTGGCCGAGCTGCTGGAGGTGGACGATCCGTACCAGATCGAGCTGGCCGACCTCTGGGCGAACCGGCCGAACCGGGACCGGCTGCGCGTGCCGATCGGCATCGGTGTCGACGGCCGCCCGGTCGAGCTGGACCTGAAGGAGTCCGCGCAGGACGGCATGGGCCCGCACGGCCTGCTGATCGGCGCGACCGGTTCCGGCAAGTCGGAGCTGCTCCGCACCCTGGTGGTCGGGCTGGCGCTGACCCACGACCCGGAGATCCTGAACTTCGTGCTGGTCGACTACAAGGGTGGCGCGACGTTCGCGTCCCTGGACCGGTTGCCGCACACCGCCGCGATGATCACCAACCTGCAGGACGAGCAGTCGCTGGTCGACCGGATGCTCGGCGCCATCTCCGGCGAGCTGACCCGCCGGCAGGAGCTGCTGCGCAAGGCCGGCAACTACGCCTCGGCGCGGGACTACGAGCGGGCCCGCGCGGCCGGGGTGCCGCTGGCCCCGCTGCCCAGCCTGATCGTGATCGTCGACGAGTTCTCCGAGCTGCTGGCCGACCGGCCGGACTTCATCGACATGTTCGTCCAGATCGGCCGGGTCGGCCGGTCCCTCGGCATCCACCTGCTGCTGGCGTCGCAGAAGCTGGAGGAGGGGCGGCTGCGCGGGCTGGAGTCGCACCTGTCGTACCGGCTCGGCCTGCGCACCTTCTCGTCGATGGAGAGCCGGGCCGTCCTCGGCGTGCCGGACGCCTACGAGCTGCCGCACCACCCCGGCCACGGCTACCTGCGCGCCGGCACCGACGGCCTGGTGCGGCTCAAGGCGGCGTACGTGTCCGGCGCCGTCCGCCGCGAGGGCGTCATCGCCGCCGGCAACACCCGCGCCGGCAGCCCGATCCGCGAGTTCAGCACGTATTATTCGGCCCCCCTCCAGGAGGAGCGGCCGGAACCGGAGACCACCGGCCAGGAGGTCGAGGAGAAGGTTCAGGGCGACACCCTGATGGACGTGCTGGCCCGGCAGATGGAGGGCCGCGGCACGCCCGCGCACGAGGTGTGGCTGCCCCCGCTGGACAAGGCGCCCACGCTCGGCCAGATGCTCCCGCCGGTGATCTCGATGCCGGACCGCGGTCTGCAGGTGGACGCGGCGGAGCGGTTCGCCGGCCTGCACGCCCTGCTCGGCATCATCGACAAGCCGTTCGACCAGCGTCGCGATCCGATGTGGCTGGACCTGGCCGGCGCGGCCGGCAACCTGCTCGTGGTCGGCGGATCACAATCCGGAAAATCCAACCTCCTGCGTACGCTGGTGACCAGCCTCGCCCTCACCCACACGCCCCGTGAGGTGCAGTTCTACGGTCTCGACTTCGGTGGCGGCCCGCTCAGCGGCCTCACCGACCTGCCGCACGTCGGCGGCATGGCGACCCGCCGTGACGTGGACCGGGTGCGCCGGACGATCGCCGAGGTGTACGGCCTGATGCGGGGCCGGGAGGACCTGTTCGCCCAGCAGAACGTGGAGGGCATGGCGGCGTACCGGCGGGCCAAGCAGCAGGGCCGCTACGCGGAGGACCCGTTCGGCGACGTCTTCCTGATCATCGACGGCTGGTCGACGCTGCGCGCCGAGTTCGAGGACCTCGAGCCCACCGTCAACGAGCTGGCCAACCGCGGTCTCGGCTTCGGCGTCCACGTGATCGCCGCGACGAACCGGTGGATGGACGTCCGCCCGCAGATCCGCGACGTCTTCGGCACCCGCGTCGAGCTGCGGCTCGGCGAGCCCGCCGACTCGCTGATCAACCGGCGCGAGGCGGTCAACGTGCCGGACCAGTCGCCCGGCCACGGCCTCACCCCGGAGGGGCACCACTTCCTCGCCGCGCTGCCCCGGATCGACCGCGAGCAGCGCGCCGACGACCTCGCCGAGGCCGTCGCCGAGCTGGTCAAGCACGCCACCGAGCACTGGACCGGGCCGCCCGCGCCGCGGGTCCGCCTGCTGCCGGCCGAGCTGCCGTTCGACGCGCTGCCCGCGGGCAACGGCCCGGTCGTCCCGATCGGCATCGCCGAGTCCGACCTGCAGCCGGTCTTCCTCGACTTCGACGCCGAGCCGCACGCGCTGCTCTTCGGCGACATCGAGAGCGGCAAGAGCTCGTTCCTGCGCAGCCTGGCGAAGTCGATCGTGGCCGGCAACAGCCCGTCCGAGGCCCGGGTGCTCCTGGTCGACCTGCGGCGCAGCCTGCTCGGCATCATCCCGAAGGAGAACACCATCGGGTACGGCACGTCCCACCAGGTCACCGCGGATCTGATCAACCAGGTCGCGATGGCCATGCGGGAACGCCTCCCCGGCCCGGACGTCACCCCGGAGATGCTGAACAACCGCAGCTGGTGGAAGGGCCCCCAGCTGTACGTCCTGGTCGACGACTACGACCTGGTCGCCGCCGCCGCGCAGAACCCGCTGCTGCCCCTGCTGGAGTTCCTCCCGCAGGCCCGCGACATCGGCCTGCACCTGGTCATCACCCGCCGCATCGGCGGCGCCGCCCGCGCCATGTTCGATCCGGTCATCGGCCGGATCCGCGAGCTCGCCTCGCCGGGCATCATGATGTCCGGCCCGCGCGAGGAGGGCCCGCTCTTCGGCACGATCAAACCGCAGATCCTGCCGCCGGGCCGCGCCTGGATGATCACCCGCAAACACGGCGCCCGTCTGGTCCAGCTCGCCTGGACCCCACCGATCCGCTGA